A single region of the Opitutus sp. genome encodes:
- a CDS encoding crossover junction endodeoxyribonuclease RuvC, producing the protein MARLNVRDMWAAKLAGGPMPAAKAAPTRIAGLGTGAGVAATFSLQRAPFVGVVLGIDPSLRGTGLALIEFAPSRQPVLLRCRTLKIPSSRPMSYALGEIHKAVAAFLVDFKVRHVALEQTIYVQNFQTAQILGAARGAAISAAALGGMDVFEYAPLRVKQAVTGAGRASKEQLARTVMAMLGHGAVLAADEADAAGVALCHAFTWRE; encoded by the coding sequence ATGGCGCGATTGAATGTAAGGGACATGTGGGCGGCAAAACTGGCGGGCGGGCCCATGCCTGCGGCCAAGGCCGCGCCGACGCGTATCGCCGGTTTGGGCACAGGCGCCGGGGTGGCCGCGACGTTCTCGCTGCAACGCGCGCCGTTTGTGGGCGTGGTTCTGGGCATTGACCCGTCGTTGCGCGGCACCGGGTTGGCGCTGATCGAGTTCGCTCCTTCGCGGCAGCCGGTATTGCTGCGCTGTCGCACGCTCAAAATCCCGTCCAGCCGGCCGATGTCTTATGCGCTGGGCGAAATCCACAAGGCGGTGGCGGCGTTTTTGGTGGATTTCAAGGTGCGGCACGTGGCGCTGGAGCAGACCATTTACGTGCAAAATTTTCAGACGGCGCAGATTTTGGGAGCGGCGCGAGGCGCGGCGATTTCGGCGGCGGCACTGGGCGGCATGGATGTGTTTGAATACGCCCCGTTACGGGTGAAGCAGGCGGTGACGGGCGCGGGCCGGGCGAGCAAGGAGCAGTTGGCGCGCACGGTCATGGCGATGCTCGGTCATGGCGCGGTGTTGGCCGCCGACGAGGCCGACGCGGCGGGCGTGGCTTTATGCCACGCGTTCACCTGGCGCGAGTGA
- a CDS encoding HDOD domain-containing protein, with protein sequence MLQHAIRNPRTTIPEVAHIMSSHRELSTQIVTFANTVFPIRTSNICKTIEEALRLVGLREITRLIAAATTEDVIESNLGA encoded by the coding sequence ATGCTTCAACACGCCATTCGTAATCCGCGCACCACGATTCCTGAGGTCGCTCACATTATGAGTAGTCACCGGGAGCTCTCGACGCAGATTGTTACGTTCGCCAACACGGTTTTCCCCATCAGGACCAGCAACATCTGCAAAACCATTGAGGAGGCCTTACGGTTGGTGGGACTGCGGGAAATCACCCGACTTATCGCCGCAGCCACTACGGAGGACGTGATCGAGTCTAATCTTGGCGCCTAA
- a CDS encoding peptidyl-prolyl cis-trans isomerase, with product MMIRRLCTLATLAALTPLAVLAQPLAPQMAPVHTDNLSQRFANGVVAVAEDKVITVDDLRREIGPRVPALQRSARNEKEFNEKLESLQDEIIQEMIDRILIVKDFKKDDKRKVPASYINNAIAEEQIRRFESDRTKFLAYLRNTGMTYRDYRRKVEDDMIYDYMRSQQRKSSNIVSPARVESFYNENKDRFQQEDQVHMRLLSLTRQTGETDETLLARAQKIVDRFKAGEKFEDLARELSQDAKRTKGGDWGWQPRADLKAEFSKPLFELTKGQATDPILAPEAVYLLYVEDRKFAGLQPLAEVREQIERILGNQIARESEARWLERLRRNAYVKIY from the coding sequence ATGATGATCCGCCGGCTCTGTACGCTCGCCACCCTTGCCGCCCTCACCCCGCTTGCCGTATTGGCACAACCACTTGCACCGCAAATGGCTCCAGTACACACCGACAACCTCTCCCAACGCTTCGCCAACGGCGTTGTCGCGGTCGCCGAGGACAAGGTGATCACCGTCGACGACCTGCGCCGCGAAATCGGCCCGCGCGTGCCCGCCCTGCAGCGCTCCGCTCGCAACGAGAAGGAGTTCAACGAAAAGCTCGAATCCCTTCAGGACGAAATCATCCAGGAGATGATCGACCGCATCCTCATCGTGAAGGACTTCAAGAAGGACGATAAGCGCAAGGTCCCGGCCAGTTACATTAACAACGCCATCGCCGAGGAGCAGATCCGCCGTTTCGAGAGCGACCGGACCAAGTTCCTCGCCTACCTGCGCAACACCGGCATGACCTACCGCGACTACCGCAGGAAGGTCGAAGACGACATGATCTACGACTACATGCGCAGCCAGCAGCGCAAGAGCAGCAACATTGTCAGCCCCGCCCGCGTCGAGTCCTTCTACAACGAAAACAAGGACCGCTTTCAGCAAGAGGACCAGGTTCACATGCGCCTGCTCTCACTGACCCGCCAGACGGGCGAAACCGACGAAACCCTGCTCGCCCGCGCGCAAAAAATCGTCGACCGCTTCAAGGCCGGCGAGAAGTTCGAGGACCTGGCCCGCGAGCTCAGCCAAGACGCCAAACGCACCAAGGGCGGCGACTGGGGTTGGCAGCCCCGCGCCGACCTCAAGGCCGAGTTCAGCAAGCCCCTCTTTGAGTTAACCAAAGGGCAGGCCACCGACCCGATTCTCGCCCCCGAGGCCGTTTACCTGCTGTACGTGGAAGACCGCAAATTTGCCGGCTTGCAGCCCCTGGCTGAAGTGCGCGAGCAGATCGAGCGCATCCTTGGTAATCAAATTGCGCGTGAATCCGAAGCCCGCTGGCTGGAGCGCCTGCGCCGCAACGCGTACGTTAAAATCTACTGA
- a CDS encoding DNA replication/repair protein RecF: MRLRRITLQHFRNVPFAELTFAGRQQFFVGTNGQGKTNLLEAAGFVSALRSFRTTDTRLLIAHGQPEAALACEFEHERFGVSKLVIKLRAGGKEVWCDGEKVTRLGDYLGRFPTVVFSSQDQQWVRGAPGLRRRWLDFTLAAMDPAYLRALQAYHKALAERNALLKRGAGGGELSAFEKPLALAAAEVQAKRTAGIAELAGHVTTAYAQIADGAERAGLRHAPDITAENATAWLGVFERGRGRDLQFRTTVAGPHRDDFHFLLDDRLARDFGSEGQQRSLVLALRLAQVSYFRVRAGVEPLLLADDVLGELDPARRRRFWATLGESRQVLATGTSLPDAELGEWEVFRVAGGVFTKEGA; encoded by the coding sequence ATGCGCCTTCGCCGGATTACCCTGCAGCACTTCCGCAATGTCCCTTTCGCCGAACTCACGTTTGCCGGGCGGCAGCAGTTTTTCGTGGGCACCAACGGCCAGGGCAAAACCAACCTGCTGGAGGCGGCCGGATTTGTGAGTGCGTTGCGCTCGTTTCGCACCACCGACACGCGCCTGCTCATCGCCCACGGCCAGCCGGAGGCGGCGCTGGCTTGCGAGTTTGAACATGAGCGTTTCGGCGTTTCGAAACTGGTCATCAAACTGCGTGCCGGCGGCAAAGAGGTCTGGTGCGACGGCGAAAAGGTGACGCGCCTGGGCGACTACCTGGGGCGGTTTCCCACCGTGGTGTTTTCGTCGCAAGATCAGCAGTGGGTGCGTGGCGCGCCGGGGCTGCGGCGGCGGTGGCTCGATTTTACGCTGGCGGCCATGGATCCGGCCTACCTGCGCGCCTTGCAGGCCTACCACAAGGCGCTGGCCGAACGGAATGCGTTGCTCAAACGCGGTGCGGGCGGGGGCGAACTGAGCGCCTTTGAAAAGCCGTTGGCGTTGGCCGCCGCCGAGGTTCAGGCCAAGCGCACCGCTGGCATCGCCGAATTGGCCGGGCATGTGACCACCGCCTATGCGCAAATCGCCGACGGCGCCGAACGCGCTGGGTTGCGCCATGCCCCCGATATCACCGCCGAAAACGCAACCGCATGGCTGGGGGTTTTTGAGCGGGGCAGGGGACGCGACCTGCAGTTCCGCACCACCGTGGCCGGGCCGCACCGCGATGATTTTCACTTTTTGTTGGATGACCGGCTTGCGCGCGACTTCGGCTCGGAGGGGCAGCAGCGCAGCCTGGTGCTGGCGCTGCGGTTGGCGCAGGTGAGTTATTTCCGCGTGCGCGCCGGGGTGGAGCCGTTGCTGCTGGCCGACGATGTGCTTGGCGAACTGGACCCGGCGCGGCGGCGGCGGTTTTGGGCGACCTTGGGCGAGTCGCGGCAGGTGCTCGCCACCGGCACGAGTTTGCCCGACGCGGAGTTGGGCGAATGGGAAGTGTTTCGGGTGGCCGGCGGCGTGTTTACCAAGGAGGGCGCGTGA
- a CDS encoding TIGR02680 family protein, whose protein sequence is MPAAAPSAVPAIADSSPLPAPARTDRWQPLRSGVLNLYRYDYEEFHYAEGRLLLRGNNGSGKSRILALQLPFLLDGEVSPARVEPDGDAAKRIEWNLLMGKYPERTGYTWIEFGRRDADGTAHTLTLGCGLRAVAGHTGLHSRWFFITTQRIGRDLFLQTAQRTPLGRDRLTEAIGDHGRVFKEAKDYRAAVNDTLFGLGPRYGALIELLLRLRRPQLTRKLDENELPNALSDALPTLSGTIIEEVAESFRSLQADKDTLRAFTEARAAVGVFLQDYATYVRIAVRRRAAQVRTTQSGYESAQRAAKDAAARLEAASAELASLSRLRAELDTQQAGAETAERTLAESPEMRTADEIRLASEAAAKEADALGVASGDEVRAASAEQLARSRQLQAEEAAAGFNENLAASLHATASAAAAADLAEPNRLHLGRAAETDAASLPSTAATAEKQLHRVLAQRERALGILRVQEKSAAQSLAQLHLADAELRRAQEHATAAREAEHSARETLDARAAALFASYSSWRAALRHLQPPHGETLADTFADWVETREGPGPLLRAADAASTATTALLAARQVTVARTAAELTAELAQIAAEIDRLENGDTPPPPPPSTRRAERTGRPGAPLWRVCDFHPALPLTERAGLEAALQASGLLDAWVLPDGRLLAADEDTYLVHAASDATGPARHLGQLLVPAIDTEDAAAGQLTPATLAGLLANLGGAPGQGPHWVAPDGRWQLGPLSGRWTKPEADYLGASTRAAARRRQIDTLRGRQLELTAHLDQAREAIEALVADQAAAAAEFTAAPSEEPLLRAGYELETAAQSVANSLYAAERAAQLASARRIEWENTQAALHRDAADLHLAAWLGRLDELVGLTQAYDKALAGLWPTLRHAATLEAQLAALREQTATAGAEAHTRRSRREQTAALAEAARQRFLTLQETHGASVAEILEKHRAARAEVVRLKNEIHANESQQRTQTAEQSRAEENKSTAEQKRADQEVFRRTAIAHLQGLAAQRLFAEADPAFRAIEAGEWSVAEAVDIARQIETRLADTPADDTAWQQRQDRIHSHIQELRDQLVTHGHQPETHQVEDIILVRCLFQGKPHTMTELHAAFSAELAERDRLLQAREREIIENHLLAEAAVELQKLIRAADAWRTDANAELASRPTSTGVRFRFQWESDTESRFHEVRPILLRKGELWTPSERTALAGFLQGRIAAEQTADESGSWRDHLARALDYRRWHRFVIERQQEGHWRRLDKTTYGTGSGGEKALALTLPRFAAAAAHYRGAAPTAPRLVMLDEAFAGIDPTMRAQCLGVLTQFDLDIVMTSELEWGCYATVPALAIYHLTTLPGLDAVAATRWLWNGREKKQRDLPLSPAAPPISLASSDGAQVAAATSNADDDGTAHGPTGAPADNEEAPPELPLG, encoded by the coding sequence GCTACGACTACGAGGAGTTTCATTACGCGGAGGGCCGCCTGCTGTTGCGTGGCAACAACGGCAGTGGCAAGTCCCGCATCCTCGCCCTGCAGCTCCCCTTCCTACTCGACGGCGAGGTCTCGCCCGCCCGCGTCGAGCCCGACGGCGACGCCGCCAAACGCATCGAGTGGAACCTGCTCATGGGCAAATACCCCGAGCGCACCGGCTACACCTGGATCGAGTTCGGCCGCCGCGACGCCGACGGCACCGCACACACCCTGACCCTGGGCTGCGGCCTGCGCGCCGTCGCCGGCCACACCGGCCTGCACAGCCGCTGGTTTTTCATCACCACCCAGCGCATCGGTCGCGACCTGTTTTTGCAGACGGCGCAACGCACCCCGCTCGGCCGCGACCGCCTCACCGAGGCAATCGGCGACCACGGCCGCGTTTTCAAAGAAGCCAAGGACTACCGCGCGGCCGTCAACGACACCCTCTTCGGCCTCGGCCCCCGCTATGGCGCGCTCATCGAACTGCTGCTGCGCCTGCGCCGCCCCCAGCTCACGCGCAAACTCGACGAAAACGAGCTGCCCAACGCCCTCAGCGACGCCCTGCCCACACTTTCCGGCACCATCATCGAGGAGGTCGCCGAATCCTTCCGCAGCCTCCAGGCCGACAAGGACACCCTGCGCGCCTTCACCGAGGCCCGCGCCGCCGTCGGCGTTTTCCTTCAGGACTACGCCACCTACGTCCGCATTGCGGTGCGCCGCCGGGCCGCCCAGGTGCGGACCACTCAGTCTGGCTACGAAAGCGCCCAACGCGCCGCCAAGGACGCCGCCGCTCGGCTCGAAGCCGCCAGTGCCGAGCTCGCCAGCCTCAGCCGTCTGCGTGCCGAACTCGACACCCAACAGGCCGGCGCCGAGACCGCCGAGCGCACCTTAGCCGAAAGCCCCGAGATGCGCACCGCCGACGAAATTCGCCTGGCCAGCGAAGCCGCCGCTAAGGAGGCCGACGCGCTCGGGGTTGCCAGTGGCGACGAAGTTCGTGCCGCCAGCGCCGAGCAACTAGCCCGCTCGCGTCAACTCCAGGCCGAGGAAGCCGCCGCCGGTTTTAACGAAAACCTTGCCGCCAGCCTGCACGCCACCGCCAGCGCCGCTGCTGCCGCCGACCTCGCCGAGCCCAACCGCCTCCACCTCGGCCGCGCCGCCGAGACCGATGCCGCATCCCTGCCTTCCACCGCCGCCACCGCCGAGAAGCAACTCCACCGCGTCCTCGCCCAACGCGAACGCGCCCTCGGTATTCTTCGCGTCCAGGAAAAATCCGCCGCTCAGTCGCTGGCCCAGCTCCACCTCGCCGACGCCGAGCTGCGCCGCGCCCAGGAACACGCCACTGCCGCCCGCGAGGCCGAGCACTCCGCCCGCGAAACCCTTGATGCCCGTGCCGCCGCCCTATTCGCGTCCTACTCCAGCTGGCGCGCCGCACTTCGCCACCTCCAACCCCCGCACGGCGAGACCCTGGCCGACACCTTTGCTGACTGGGTTGAAACCCGCGAGGGGCCCGGCCCGCTCCTGCGTGCGGCGGATGCCGCCAGCACCGCGACCACCGCGCTCCTCGCCGCCCGTCAGGTCACCGTTGCCCGTACCGCCGCCGAACTCACCGCCGAGCTTGCCCAGATCGCCGCTGAAATCGACCGCCTAGAAAACGGCGACACTCCGCCGCCCCCGCCGCCGTCCACGCGCCGCGCCGAACGCACCGGACGTCCCGGCGCACCGCTCTGGCGGGTTTGCGATTTCCATCCCGCTTTGCCGCTCACCGAGCGCGCCGGGCTTGAAGCCGCGCTCCAAGCCTCCGGGCTGCTCGATGCCTGGGTGCTGCCCGACGGCCGCCTGCTCGCCGCCGACGAAGACACCTACCTCGTCCATGCCGCCAGCGACGCCACCGGCCCGGCCCGCCACCTCGGGCAACTGCTCGTGCCCGCCATCGACACCGAGGACGCCGCCGCCGGTCAGCTCACCCCGGCGACTCTGGCCGGTTTGCTTGCCAACCTCGGCGGTGCCCCCGGCCAAGGTCCGCACTGGGTCGCCCCCGATGGCCGTTGGCAACTCGGCCCGCTCTCCGGACGCTGGACCAAGCCCGAGGCCGATTACCTGGGCGCGAGCACCCGTGCCGCCGCGCGTCGCCGTCAAATAGATACGCTGCGCGGCCGTCAGCTTGAGTTAACTGCCCACCTGGACCAAGCCCGCGAGGCCATCGAAGCACTGGTCGCCGACCAGGCAGCGGCCGCCGCCGAGTTTACCGCCGCGCCCTCCGAGGAACCGCTGCTGCGGGCCGGCTACGAACTGGAAACCGCCGCTCAGTCCGTGGCAAATTCACTTTATGCTGCTGAGCGCGCCGCCCAGCTCGCCTCCGCCCGGCGCATCGAGTGGGAAAATACCCAAGCGGCCCTCCACCGCGATGCGGCCGACCTGCATCTCGCCGCCTGGCTTGGCCGCCTCGACGAGCTCGTCGGCTTGACCCAGGCCTACGACAAAGCCCTCGCCGGCCTCTGGCCCACGCTGCGCCACGCCGCGACCCTTGAAGCACAGCTGGCCGCGTTGCGTGAACAGACCGCCACCGCCGGAGCCGAGGCCCACACCCGCCGCTCCCGCCGCGAGCAGACCGCCGCCCTCGCCGAAGCCGCCCGCCAGCGCTTCCTTACCTTGCAGGAGACCCATGGTGCCAGCGTCGCCGAGATTTTGGAAAAGCACCGCGCTGCCCGCGCCGAAGTGGTGCGCCTCAAGAACGAGATCCACGCCAACGAAAGCCAGCAGCGCACCCAGACCGCCGAGCAGTCTCGGGCCGAGGAAAACAAGTCCACCGCCGAGCAAAAACGCGCCGACCAAGAGGTCTTTCGCCGCACCGCCATCGCCCACCTCCAAGGACTCGCCGCTCAGCGTCTGTTCGCCGAGGCCGACCCCGCTTTCCGCGCCATTGAAGCAGGCGAGTGGAGTGTGGCCGAGGCGGTCGACATTGCCCGCCAGATCGAAACCCGCCTCGCCGACACGCCCGCCGACGACACCGCTTGGCAACAGCGGCAAGACCGCATCCACAGCCATATCCAAGAACTGCGCGACCAGCTCGTCACGCACGGCCACCAGCCCGAAACCCACCAAGTCGAAGACATTATTCTGGTGCGCTGTTTGTTTCAGGGAAAACCCCACACCATGACCGAGCTGCACGCCGCCTTCTCCGCCGAGCTGGCCGAGCGCGATCGCCTCCTCCAAGCCCGCGAGCGGGAGATCATTGAAAACCACCTGTTGGCGGAGGCAGCCGTGGAGTTGCAAAAACTCATCCGCGCGGCCGACGCCTGGCGCACCGACGCCAATGCCGAACTCGCCTCCCGACCCACCAGCACCGGCGTGCGTTTTCGCTTTCAATGGGAATCCGACACCGAGAGCCGTTTCCACGAAGTCCGGCCGATTCTCCTACGTAAAGGCGAACTGTGGACGCCGTCCGAACGCACTGCGCTGGCCGGCTTCCTGCAAGGGCGAATCGCCGCCGAGCAGACGGCCGATGAATCCGGCTCCTGGCGCGACCATCTGGCCCGCGCCCTCGATTACCGACGCTGGCACCGCTTCGTGATCGAGCGCCAGCAAGAAGGCCACTGGCGCCGCCTCGATAAAACCACCTATGGCACGGGCTCCGGCGGCGAAAAGGCCCTCGCGCTCACCCTGCCGCGCTTTGCCGCCGCTGCCGCGCATTACCGTGGAGCCGCGCCCACCGCGCCCCGCCTGGTCATGCTCGACGAGGCCTTCGCCGGCATCGACCCGACGATGCGCGCCCAGTGCCTCGGCGTACTCACCCAATTCGACCTCGATATCGTCATGACCAGCGAACTCGAGTGGGGCTGCTATGCCACCGTGCCCGCGCTGGCCATTTACCACCTCACCACGCTGCCCGGCCTCGACGCGGTTGCCGCCACCCGCTGGCTGTGGAACGGACGCGAAAAGAAACAACGCGACCTTCCGCTTTCGCCCGCCGCGCCACCAATCAGTCTTGCATCGAGTGACGGCGCGCAGGTGGCGGCGGCCACCTCCAACGCTGACGACGACGGCACCGCCCACGGGCCAACCGGCGCGCCCGCCGACAACGAGGAAGCTCCGCCGGAACTTCCTCTCGGTTAA
- a CDS encoding sulfite exporter TauE/SafE family protein, which produces MNLDPWQWALALAGALLVGLSKTGIGGLGMVVAVIFTSFIPAKQASGVVLPLLICGDLIAVLAYRAHAQWAHIWRLLPWTVAGVVAGYFALGRMGDREARVSIGVIIVGMVTLQLWRRARAKPGELPELGAWFAPSLGVLAGFTTLVANAAGPLMAIYLLAMRLPKLEFVGTSAVFFLLLNLFKVPFMVNLGLITLDSFSFNLLLAPAVLLGAWLGRLLLPKINQRVFENLALGLSAVAGLRLLF; this is translated from the coding sequence GTGAACCTCGATCCGTGGCAATGGGCGCTGGCGTTGGCCGGTGCGCTCCTCGTCGGGCTTTCAAAAACCGGGATCGGCGGGCTGGGCATGGTGGTGGCGGTGATTTTCACCAGCTTTATCCCCGCTAAGCAGGCCAGCGGCGTGGTCCTACCCTTGCTCATCTGCGGCGACCTGATCGCCGTGCTGGCTTACCGGGCGCACGCGCAGTGGGCGCATATTTGGCGGCTGTTACCCTGGACGGTGGCAGGCGTGGTGGCGGGGTATTTTGCGCTGGGGCGCATGGGCGACCGCGAGGCGCGGGTGTCGATCGGCGTGATCATCGTGGGGATGGTGACGTTGCAACTTTGGCGGCGTGCGCGGGCCAAGCCGGGTGAATTGCCCGAGTTGGGCGCGTGGTTCGCGCCGAGTCTGGGAGTGCTGGCGGGGTTCACCACGCTGGTGGCCAACGCCGCCGGACCGCTCATGGCGATTTACCTGCTGGCGATGCGCCTGCCGAAACTGGAATTCGTGGGCACTAGCGCGGTGTTTTTTCTTCTGCTAAATCTCTTTAAAGTCCCGTTCATGGTGAATCTGGGGCTCATCACGCTGGACAGTTTCAGCTTCAATTTGCTGCTGGCGCCGGCCGTGTTGCTGGGCGCGTGGCTCGGGCGGCTGCTGTTGCCCAAGATCAATCAGCGTGTGTTTGAAAACCTCGCGCTTGGCCTGAGTGCGGTGGCGGGACTACGGTTGTTGTTTTAA
- a CDS encoding HDOD domain-containing protein: MKVDLNCLKAASARLPSSAKLIDALYRAINKPDVDMELVVRLASMDVAITSRLLRMANSACYSRNEAVTSLDQALAWLGAFQAYRVACITVSAQLCEQSLPIYRISADRLQANTIAMAVGMEIITSAAGLDHKAGYTIGLLHNLGRIVIQRVALQMEIPAGAADLPDIQAVVNWERQTFGLSHTEIGGSVLALWGMNPLLVEVINHQHDLAPLADPAINRWCALLRITGTLVASTEFGLGVTSDAWPTSEADFTQAGISKVDILQLSEDITEATKSICEQSGVVIATEGSKSL; encoded by the coding sequence ATGAAGGTCGACCTCAATTGCCTTAAAGCGGCCTCCGCAAGACTGCCTTCATCCGCCAAACTTATCGACGCGCTTTACCGGGCTATAAATAAACCCGATGTAGATATGGAGTTGGTCGTGCGCTTGGCCTCAATGGATGTCGCTATAACGAGTCGCCTCTTACGCATGGCCAACAGCGCCTGCTACTCGCGAAACGAGGCGGTCACCAGCCTCGACCAGGCGCTCGCTTGGCTGGGCGCGTTTCAGGCCTATCGGGTCGCCTGCATCACCGTATCCGCTCAACTCTGCGAGCAAAGTCTCCCCATTTACCGAATCTCCGCGGATCGCCTCCAGGCCAACACCATTGCGATGGCGGTTGGCATGGAGATCATCACCTCCGCCGCTGGACTGGATCACAAGGCGGGCTACACCATCGGCTTATTACACAATTTAGGACGTATTGTGATCCAGCGTGTTGCACTGCAAATGGAGATTCCGGCCGGTGCCGCCGATTTGCCGGATATCCAGGCGGTCGTTAACTGGGAGCGGCAAACCTTTGGACTCAGCCACACCGAAATCGGCGGCTCCGTGCTCGCCCTGTGGGGGATGAATCCATTGCTGGTGGAGGTAATAAACCATCAACACGATCTAGCACCATTAGCTGACCCTGCGATTAATCGGTGGTGCGCTCTTTTGCGCATCACAGGGACCTTGGTGGCCAGCACTGAATTTGGGCTTGGCGTTACCAGTGACGCATGGCCCACCTCCGAAGCGGATTTCACGCAGGCCGGTATTTCTAAAGTAGATATACTTCAATTGAGCGAGGATATCACTGAGGCAACCAAGAGTATCTGCGAGCAAAGCGGTGTGGTTATAGCTACCGAAGGATCGAAATCACTTTAG
- a CDS encoding TIGR02679 family protein, with protein MSAPSPTPTNSPKPAPTNLPKPAPTPVDLPRLRSTLGQPELGRLVDALQRRLELGRPLEGRLTLVDATASERTAFDALLGRVSRPGASLGIDLGELVEVLHDAGICADLTTAVHALRGPVDDRRALAERHQAVWTAVLGTATARFAAWPPLQNWLGELAASGLLKRLCDDQPACAASLVDELARLATALPVHAEPLATLAARLFGDAHALDPGTPRATLALRLAARLGGVELDDDAEGRRTAWASVGVLCDELSTPVLVFNLPAQADTPLTRLLATARRDGEPLHLSLRHLLVWPLAGDPGLAGRTVFVCENPTIVALAVRRLGVRCAPLVCVNGQFATPAKVLLRQLAAAGARLRYHGDFDLGGLTIARRVLAEPGALPWRMSPADYLSAPKGKKLATREGLTSPWCPELAEVMKQNGNSVHEEAVVESLLADLAG; from the coding sequence ATGTCTGCCCCGTCGCCCACGCCTACGAATTCGCCCAAGCCCGCGCCCACGAATTTGCCCAAGCCCGCGCCTACGCCGGTTGATCTACCCCGGTTGCGCAGCACCCTCGGCCAACCCGAGTTGGGTCGGTTGGTGGATGCGCTCCAGCGCCGGCTCGAATTGGGCCGTCCGCTGGAGGGCCGCCTCACCCTCGTTGATGCCACGGCGAGCGAACGCACCGCCTTCGACGCCCTGCTCGGCCGCGTGAGCCGCCCGGGCGCTTCGCTCGGGATCGACCTCGGCGAACTCGTCGAGGTGCTCCACGACGCTGGCATTTGCGCCGATCTTACCACGGCGGTGCACGCCCTGCGCGGCCCGGTGGACGATCGCCGCGCCCTGGCCGAGCGCCACCAAGCGGTGTGGACCGCGGTGTTGGGCACCGCCACCGCTCGTTTCGCCGCCTGGCCGCCCTTGCAAAACTGGCTGGGTGAACTCGCCGCCAGCGGACTGCTCAAACGCCTCTGCGACGATCAACCAGCGTGTGCCGCCTCGTTAGTTGACGAGCTTGCCCGCCTCGCCACCGCGCTGCCCGTGCACGCCGAGCCGCTGGCGACACTGGCTGCGCGACTTTTTGGTGATGCGCACGCCCTCGATCCCGGCACGCCCCGCGCCACGCTGGCCCTGCGCCTCGCCGCTCGTCTGGGAGGCGTGGAGTTGGACGACGATGCCGAAGGTCGCCGCACCGCCTGGGCCTCGGTGGGCGTGCTTTGTGACGAGCTCAGCACGCCGGTGTTGGTGTTTAATTTGCCCGCGCAAGCCGACACCCCCTTGACCCGCCTGCTGGCGACGGCGCGTCGGGATGGCGAACCGCTCCACCTCTCGTTGCGTCACCTCCTAGTCTGGCCGCTGGCGGGTGATCCGGGGTTGGCAGGGCGGACGGTTTTTGTGTGCGAAAACCCGACCATCGTGGCGCTGGCGGTGCGCCGGCTGGGAGTGCGGTGTGCGCCGTTGGTGTGCGTGAACGGGCAGTTTGCCACCCCGGCAAAGGTCCTGCTGCGCCAACTCGCCGCCGCCGGTGCCCGGCTACGTTACCATGGCGATTTCGATTTGGGCGGGCTGACGATTGCCCGCCGCGTGCTGGCCGAGCCCGGTGCGCTGCCCTGGCGGATGAGCCCGGCGGATTACCTGTCCGCGCCCAAGGGGAAAAAGCTGGCGACGCGCGAAGGGTTAACCAGCCCGTGGTGTCCGGAGTTGGCCGAGGTGATGAAGCAAAACGGCAACTCGGTGCACGAGGAAGCGGTGGTTGAGTCGCTGCTCGCCGATCTGGCGGGGTAG